One Aegilops tauschii subsp. strangulata cultivar AL8/78 chromosome 2, Aet v6.0, whole genome shotgun sequence genomic window, TGCTTTACCTGGAAATTCTTTTTTCTTCTGCCCAAAATCCCTTCACACGGACTCGGTTTTTGTTTGGGAAGTTGTTGACAACAAACATGCTTAGTTTAGTTCGTAGCAGTAGGGGATTGCACTGGCCTATTCGTTCTATGCAAAAGGTAGAAATTTCATTGTTTTGAAGTAGATTAGTTCAATCGATACTTGATACTGTTGTGGATATTTGACATTCTTCCTCCTAATTCAGTATGTAAGCATTCCTATTTTTAACCTCTATTTGGCTCTGGTTAATTCTAGAATTCAAGAAGTTGGAAACATGAGCTACTGCCAAGCTACAACGTACAAGCCTCTTGGTGGGCTCACTTTGGACAGACCATTAGGTCTTGGGAGAACTTGCAAAATACTTCCTCAACATTCTGTATGGCAACATTTTTCTAGATCTTGCAAGCTGCAAGAGAAAGTATATCCAAGGCTTGTTGTTGCTGCTTGCCATAAGAGGCTTGGTCCTGTATATGCCTCAAGCGGGAAGGGAAACCTTGATTTTGTCAATGATGTAAGTAGCATTCACAGCTTTCTTATGATTGATCATTTACTTACTTTGTGGTGGGGTATCTATTGGAAACTTGCAACCTCCTTGCAGCTTAGCAAAATTGTCAAGTTTTAATTGGTTTGGCACAATGGAAGTTTCTTATTGATGTTGTAGGAATACATTAGTTTCAGGAATTCCTCTTTGTGAAATAGGGATATGGTGTAAAATGGGTTGTGCTGGGCAGTTGATATGCTACACACCAAGCACATCAAGGTTGTTAGGCACAATTGCTCATGTGGGACCATCTGCTAAATTTACTGTTGCTTTCTTTTCAGCCATTCTCTATGGAATCTTTGAACAAAGCAATGGATGGAGCAAAAAAGCAACAGTCTATACAAGGCTTCCTGATGGAGCAAATAGCTAAGATTACAGGACAGGGGTCTGGTGGAAATGGAGGAAATAATAAACGTTATGGAGGCAGTGGTGGTGGTTCTGATGGCCCAGATGACGAATCTTTCACGGATTCGTTGTATGAAGTGGTCCAAGTTGTGTTAGCAACTGTTGCTTTTGTACTCACGGTAATTGCATTGCTCCTTTCTTCCTTATCATTGTCATTCTTTCTGAAATGCTAtatttgtaacgatagttctgtGCAGATTTTTCAATCTCTTATAATGCCTGAACATACAACATTAAGCTAGCATTTTGTTTATTTTCAGTGCAAACTTTTTGTTGTTTATTCACAACCGTAGTTGATGGTACAAATACATCATGGACATTATATATTTATTCAACACCCCTTTCTCCTTGTGTACTTTAGCTGGCTCAAAAGGAATAAGGTGGATCAGTGAAGTACAGAATGGTGATATTTCCATTCTCCATTAGTGAGAAAACCATCCGCGTGGCTCCCGCTTTTGTAAAGGAGATCTCATATTTCTTCATGGCAGCTATTTTTGTATTTCTCATAAATATTAATCTTTGTGGACTAACTTATAAGTAAAAAAGATAAACTACCCTTCGCACTAGAGGAGCTTACCAGTAGGAATGTTAGTTTATTGGTGTACCATTAGTAACATGTGCTATGTTTTCTCATGATCATCTTCATTACTAGTGCTGTTCtagatatatactccctccgtccggaaatacttgtcatcaaaatggacaaaaagggatgtatctagaactaaaatacatctagatacatccccttttattcattttgatgacaagtatttccggacggagggagtatgtgatAATGTGAAACTAAACTTCCAGCTGCCATAGACAATACTTCCGCACAAATCTTTTTCCGCCATAACACACGTAACATGAGTGTGCTCATATTGTTGTCGGCTGTGAACCTTAAGGACCCCCACATCATCTTTCTAAACAAGGTTTGCTTCATTATGCAGTACATCCACATCATCAGAGGAGAGGAGCTGTACCGCCTTGCAAGGGACTATACCAGATACCTCGTCACTGGCAAGAGAACGTCCCGGCTGAAGCGTGCCATGCTTAACTGGCGTGATTTCTCAGATAGCATCACAAAGAATTTCAGCACACAAGACGATGTGTATCGAAGCCCGGTCGCCTCTGAAGCCATGTGGTGGCAACAGCCCCAGAAGCTGGTTCATCATCTCGGTGACCTTTTCAGAGGCAACCTGCGTCCACATGCCCAGGAATCTTAAACCCTAGCATTCCACGGTTGCCTTCGAATTTCTGTTTCTGATCATCTAGTTTATGCCAGTGCTAAGTAAATCGACGCAACTAGACGATCAGCTGTTTTTTCTGGCGGATGGCGATTCTCGCCTAGTGTACTGAAATTCATTCATATGATGTGATGCTGTCTCTGGTCTGTACGTATTGACCACAGAACAGGAGGGTCAGGAGTTAATTCTTGTCAGCTTTGAAGGTCATCATGTAACGTAACATCATTGCTATGATCGTCTGCTCGTCCATGGGGTGCTGCAGCTGGCAGCTGGCAGCTTGAATGCTGAATCTGATGGATCAGAACTGCAAAGGTCCAAGTACTGTCAGTGAGTCAATGCGGCAAAGAAGTGTACTGCCATCTATAAAGAATGTTGTGGTGTTCTCAGTGTGATTTGCTTTCCCATGGGCCATGGTAGTTCAGTTTGTCTAGCCTATTTGAGTTAACTGCAGAGACTTGCAAGATAATCTCTCCATTTGTTGCTGTCTTTATGTACTCTACTACTCTCTCCGTTCcgaaatataagtctttttagagttTCCAACAAAgaactacgtacggagcaaaatgagtgaatctacactctaaaatatgtctacatatattcgtatgttgtagtccatttgaaatctctaaaaagacttatactccctccgttcttaaatataagtctttttagacatttcaaatggactacaacatacggatgtatgtagacatattttagagtatagattcacttattttgctccgtatgtagtcactcgttgaaatctctaaaaagacttatatttaggaacggagggagtatataaggTGCCATGAACAAGTCAAAACCATGTCCCCCTCCCTGAATTCAACTGGGGTGGGCCTCTTCATCCCCCTGTTACCAATCATAATCCCCCACATCAGCTTGTTTGTAAAAAAATAACCTTTTTATAATGTAGTATTACTCTTATATATTCTTGATGGGCCATTTAGGCAGGTCTGAAGGGTGCTCTTTTTTTTGGAAAGGAGGATAATCCTGGCTGGCCTCAGCATCGATCGACACACAGCCATTTGTCTGAACGGTGGTCTGATTAGGAGAAAGCTTGACTGACCCGGTTGTTTGCGTCATTCAACTGTACTAATACTCCCCTAAAGAAAACTAGCACTAATGCTAATAGATTGGAGGCAGAAACGAAGGAAGTGCACTTTGGCTTGTGTCAATCAAACTGCCCATGAATGCAGCAGACAAAGGCTCTTAACACCGCGATTTCCGGAGCCGAAAGCCAGGAGGACGACCAGACGAATTAGCTGATAGAGCTAAGCACATGGCTGGGCTGGGAGCCCCAAACGAGTCAAACAAATCGCCCCATTTGTGTACTCATGATTGGGCTTGGGCATTGGCACGAGCAGTGACCTCAAGGTCTAAACTGCCATGCCTAACGACACCATTGGTGTCTCTGAGAAATGGTTTGTTCAGTTTGTCTAGTCTGGCCGCTAATTGGTCCTTGATCAGCATTTCCTTCATTTCAGGCAGCTGATCTGGAACTAGTTTATCGATGTTCCGGAAACACTTGTTCAGTCCAGAGGACCGTTTCAGGTAAGACCGCGCGCCGATTCAGCGAGTAAACAATTCGCTCAGAGTGTGTCATGCCTGGTCGAACACATTTAGCTGATTGATTCATGTAGTTATAATACTTGGAGTAATAAACAAGCTAACAGAAGTAACGTAGTTGCAGAAGCTTTGTTATGATGCACGTAATAACCGAGTCAATGAAACAACGTGGATGATTTACCCTTTGATTGTCTCAATGACAGTGACCCCGGACCCCATCCGGTAGCCTCTCAAAAGGGGCGAATGATCCAATGAAGAAGTAAAGTGGGGCAAAAAATCCAATTTCTCTGAAAAGAGCCCCGAAAGAAGGACGGAGCAGATGAAAAACCATTATCTCGCCGTCGCTCACGTAAAAAAGCCCCATCGGCGGTGGAAGCGCGTGGAccccgtccctccgcccgcccggTCCCGCGAGCGAAACCGTCGCCTCGTGTGGACTTGTGCATGGGGAGAAAGGAAACGATTCCCGTCGCTGTCGCCGTCGCCGTGGAGGCGCCGGACCGAGACAGCCACGACAGCGGCCGCCGACCACGACCCTTAGAATTCCCGCGCCATGGCTCGCCCGCGAGGCAGCTGAGCGGTGATGATGACGGGGAAGCTAGATAGCCAGCTAGCTAGCTGTAAGTTGGCATGAGATCGAAAGCTGAGCATTGTGGATGTCGCGGTTGCGGGCGCTGTTCGATCATGTGCGGTGAACCGCACCCACCGCGCAAGATCATGAGAGACGTGACTCGTGAGGCGTTTGGTCCAAAAAAATTGCAGCGTAGACGTGATGCTGTCAGCAGGCAAGCAGTCTAACAGATATCAGCACTGTAGTCAAACAGGGGCAAAAATCAGCCCAACCAAACACGTTGTACGGGACTAGATTTACCTGTCTAGTGACCCGAATCAAGAATTTACCTGTGAATGTGATGGGAGTTGATGTCTTTCACCGTGGGTGTTTTGAGATTGGACGAGCCTACGATGTATGCGTGGAGTGGATGGATTAGGACCTGCTCGAAACGAAAGAAAAGGTCGCGGGTGACGGTGAATCAAGATCCCATCAGTCTCGTCAAAATAAGAGTGCTGCAGGCCAGTTTAGAGACGGCTTCTAGATGTTTGAATTGAAGCGGGAAAAGCTGACCCAATAATTAAGGACCGCCTGTAAATGTCGAAAGTCATCTTCTGCTTGCGAGCTCCAATAAACTCATGATAAACAGTAAAATCCAGAAAAACAAAGGAATCTGAATCTTTTTTGGGGGTGAACTTCGACGGATGTTTTCACTGCTTGTAAAATTTCATCATTTAATAACATTCATCGAAATCATGATAAAAAAATAACACTGGCACTCCAAAATAGTAAAACAAACAACATTTTCGGAGCATTTTTTTGCCATGACTTCCAAAATACCATTTCAAGATGAAATTTTGTGAGCACTCAAAACATTAGTCAATATTTGCCACAAAAATAATCAGTAGTTTCTGATTTCTTTTGGATTTTACTGTTCAACCGAGATCATTTGAGCACGAGCTTAGAAACACCACGTCCCTATATATGTTAGGTACTTGAAGAGAAATTGGGGCCAGTAAAAAAAAGGTGAGTAGTTCGATGATGAATGGGCGGCTAGATGATCATCTATACCATGCTTTCTTCTCCCCATGTACAAATCAGTGCCCGATCCTCCAAGCACTCACCTGCACCGTCCCAACCGCCTGCCTCCACCCCGCGGGCGGTGGGGGTTGCCGTGCACTGCCTCGTTGCCCTCCCTCCTctgagccccccccccccccccccccccgcgcacgTTGTTGCTTGTTGTGGCCACCGCTCGCTGCCTTCACTATTCCTTCTTTTGGAAGTGTCCTCGCATGCAAGAGATGCTTTGGCTGCGTCGACTTTTGTGGCCAAACATTTGACGAAAGCATGTGCGTCCTGGATGCGGGACAAGGCCACAAGCTTAATTCGGATTTATAAATTTCAAGCCACGCCCTAATTAAATTTGAATTGGTTCTGTTTGAATTTGAAATTTAAAtattcatttttttatagttgtGAAAAAGGTTATTCTACAAGGATTGTTTTGCAAAAAGATTTATCTATTTTGGACTTGTACACAAAAAGTTATGATGTTTTGAAGTTTTAGGGGCTTTTTTGTAAATCTACCACTTTCTGGATTGAACGAATTTGATTTAATTTTGAACCAGGACGCGTGGCGCTCTCTGATTGGGTGATACAATTTCGACACTAGAACATAACGCGGCCGTCGGATGTAAAGTGATCTGGGCGTCTGAGATCTAAACGTACTGGCTTGTTTAAGTCATCTAATCTAACGCGTAGGATCTAGATCTAACGGACGAGATTAGATCTAAGGCTCAAGGGGTGCTTAGGTCGTCAGAGAGGTCACTGGAATTGTTGGGGAAAGTGGGGCGGCTACGAGTGTGGACGAACTCGACGTTCCCCGGGTCCTTGGCGACAATAAGGCGGTTGATGAGGTTCGGAGGGTGACCGTGAAGCTTCTGGTGGTCCTCGGGCATGCTGGGGAGTCCAGGAGGTGCACTGGGTGGTGTGAAAGGTGACGGTGGCGGCGATTGGGAAACCTTGGGTCTGGGCTCACTGGAATCGTGTCGGAGATCCCTCGTGATGAGGAGGCGACGGCGGTGGTGCGAGCAGCCCGACAGCGCTTCGATGAAATAGGTTGAGGAGTTTTGAAGAGAGGGGACTGGGGTATTGATATGACAGGGCCACGGGGTCACGCGCGTCCTCGAGCTACACAAACATGAGATCGCGACGCGTTGATACGTCTcaaatgtatctacttttccaaacacctttcgtcttgttttggactctaatttgcatgatttgaatgaaactaccCGGACtcacgctgttttcagcagaactaccatgatgttgttttttgtgcataaatagaagttctcggattgggctgaacatttacggagaatttttctggactATATAAAAAATTCTACAAAAAAGATCGGCTAGAGGGGGCCCACTGTTTTCCCTACCTCCGGTCCTATAAGTTTTGTACAgcggagaaaaaatcagagagaaagtttcatcgcgttttatgatatggagccgccgccacctcccgttcttcatcgggagggatgaactggagtccgttcggggctccggataGGGGGATTCATCGTCACTATCATCATCGTCGTCAAcccttcttcatcaacaattcCACGACGCTCACCATTGCGGGTGAcgaattccttcgtaggcttgatGGACGATGATGGAGTTGTATGAGATTTGTCATGTAATCAAGTtaatttgttagggcttgatccctagtatccactacgttctgagattgatgttgctatgactttgctatgcttaatgcttgtcagtaGAGCCCGAgcgccatgatttcagatctgaaccctctatgttttcatgaatatatttgagttcttgatcTTACTACTAGTTATATGCACTTGGTATTGTTTTGAACCGTAgacccaaggtgacaataatcgggatactctCCGGCAATGACTGTAATccgaggagttcatgtattcagtaTGTGAAtactttgttccggttctctattaaaagtaggctttaatatcccttagattttcttatggaccccgctgccacgggagggtaggacaaaagatgccatgcaagttcttattataaacacatatgactatatacagaatacatgcctacattgaattgatgaattggagctattgtgtatcgctctaggttgtgactgttacatgatgagtGTCATCCACACAAATATCcttcactgatccaatgcctatgctTTGCTCATATTGTCTTCGCTAAGTTACTACTTTCGCTGCCGCTGTTACAATCATTACAAAGCTGCTTCTGTTACCGTTACTGTTATCGTTAGTATCCaaactatcaaactactgtgCTACTAAACACTGTGTTGCAGAGAAACAactttccaggtgtggttgaattgacaactcaactgctaaggtttataaatattctttggctccccttgtgtcgaaccGATAAATTGGTGAAATACTACCCTCAAAGACTGTAGCGACCCCTTATACTCGTgagttatcaagacctttttttggCGTTGTTGCCGCTGCCGGGGATCATAGCTCTATTTATCAAGTTCATTTGAGAGTTGAATATTtgtttatcactatgaagaatctgaaggactCTAAGACCAAGATCGTACCCTCTAAAACGAATGGAGGTAAGATACtgtcatctagctctgcacttgattcaccttctgttttaagGAGGTTTGCGACACCACTacctgctattcattctgatatgtcgcaagtaatTGATGATACTACTTCTGTTATAAATGATACTTGTGATGATGCTAGTACTTTGCTTGATGAAACTGTgtcactaggtgaatttcttgatgaacaaattgctaaaGATAAAGAACTTGAGAATGTTGAAACTACTGAAAATTATGATTCACCTTGTATGCCTAGCTCTCCTACTAGATTTGAAATGCCTAATGTACCTGAGGGTTACGTTATGGATTGAgaagatcttaagaaattattgaGTAAGCTGAAAGAAAAGGATATGATAGGAAGAATGAAATATCATCCTAagcctatctttgttactgataaggattacaaattctctgttgatcctgaacTTATTACCTTGGTAAAATccgatccttttcatggctatgaatctgaaacagttgtggcacatcttactaaattaaatgaaaTTGCCACCCTCTTTGCTCAAGAGGAaagctgtaacatcccaaatttgcaatttggaatgtattaTAAATATAGttaagcatctatgcattttgtTTGATTTGAATGTGACATTTGAGTTTCAAGTTTTCatttcaaatttggcatttgtaTTCCATTCAAAAATTCCTGACAAAAatactttgatcaaaaggtatgaGAG contains:
- the LOC109776299 gene encoding uncharacterized protein isoform X1 is translated as MRIQEVGNMSYCQATTYKPLGGLTLDRPLGLGRTCKILPQHSVWQHFSRSCKLQEKVYPRLVVAACHKRLGPVYASSGKGNLDFVNDPFSMESLNKAMDGAKKQQSIQGFLMEQIAKITGQGSGGNGGNNKRYGGSGGGSDGPDDESFTDSLYEVVQVVLATVAFVLTYIHIIRGEELYRLARDYTRYLVTGKRTSRLKRAMLNWRDFSDSITKNFSTQDDVYRSPVASEAMWWQQPQKLVHHLGDLFRGNLRPHAQES
- the LOC109776299 gene encoding uncharacterized protein isoform X2, producing the protein MSYCQATTYKPLGGLTLDRPLGLGRTCKILPQHSVWQHFSRSCKLQEKVYPRLVVAACHKRLGPVYASSGKGNLDFVNDPFSMESLNKAMDGAKKQQSIQGFLMEQIAKITGQGSGGNGGNNKRYGGSGGGSDGPDDESFTDSLYEVVQVVLATVAFVLTYIHIIRGEELYRLARDYTRYLVTGKRTSRLKRAMLNWRDFSDSITKNFSTQDDVYRSPVASEAMWWQQPQKLVHHLGDLFRGNLRPHAQES